One stretch of Periplaneta americana isolate PAMFEO1 chromosome 1, P.americana_PAMFEO1_priV1, whole genome shotgun sequence DNA includes these proteins:
- the LOC138704494 gene encoding uncharacterized protein isoform X1, with protein MVAGRMNIVYPLIFVVLFVPFLVSEATTNCSETLQCGIVHCPLLSCTLAQGGVITSGLEFCSCCSVCVHYVGLNSACQTSPNGNQIQRCKEPLICSEGFCVESK; from the exons ATGGTAGCGGGAAGG aTGAATATCGTCTATCCTCTGATCTTTGTAGTCCTGTTTGTGCCATTCTTGGTGTCCGAAGCTACAACGAATTGTTCGGAAACTCTCCAGTGCGGAATTGTGCACTGTCCATTGCTGAGCTGCACGCTGGCGCAGGGAGGAGTGATTACTAGCGGACTAGAGTTCTGCAGCTGCTGTAGTGTGTGCGTGCACTATGTTG GATTGAACTCTGCTTGTCAGACGAGCCCAAATGGAAACCAGATACAACGTTGTAAAGAACCACTGATTTGTTCTGAAGGTTTTTGCGTAGAAAGCAAGTGA
- the LOC138704494 gene encoding uncharacterized protein isoform X2 has product MKMNIVYPLIFVVLFVPFLVSEATTNCSETLQCGIVHCPLLSCTLAQGGVITSGLEFCSCCSVCVHYVGLNSACQTSPNGNQIQRCKEPLICSEGFCVESK; this is encoded by the exons aTGAATATCGTCTATCCTCTGATCTTTGTAGTCCTGTTTGTGCCATTCTTGGTGTCCGAAGCTACAACGAATTGTTCGGAAACTCTCCAGTGCGGAATTGTGCACTGTCCATTGCTGAGCTGCACGCTGGCGCAGGGAGGAGTGATTACTAGCGGACTAGAGTTCTGCAGCTGCTGTAGTGTGTGCGTGCACTATGTTG GATTGAACTCTGCTTGTCAGACGAGCCCAAATGGAAACCAGATACAACGTTGTAAAGAACCACTGATTTGTTCTGAAGGTTTTTGCGTAGAAAGCAAGTGA